A window of uncultured Methanoregula sp. genomic DNA:
GTTAAATAAATAATTTTTTATCTTCAAATAGGTGTGTCGTTGAAATGATCGGTACTGATTCTTATTCCTTTACTAATCAAAACCCAATAAAAATGAAAATTGTTATCGTAATCTTTCAGTTTCCACCGAAATGGCTTGCCGGAACTGAAATTGCGACCTATAACATTGCAAAACATTTGGCGAAAGTGGGTCATGAGATTCATATCGTCACATCTCATGATGAAGGATTGCCGTATCTTCACAGAGAAAATGGTTTTGATATCCATCGGATTGCAGTGACGAAGATACCTTTTTTTGGACTTCTTTTTTTCTGGATCAAAATTTGTTTTGAAATTAAGAAAATAAAACCGGATATTGTGCACACTCAAAGTTTCGGTTCATGTTTACCGGCGTATGTGACAAAAAAAATTTTAAAAATTCCATATCTGGTATGGGGGCGTGGCGGTGATATTTATCAACCAAGCTGGTTTATTCAAAAGACCATAAAAATATTTTGCAATAATGCGAATGCAATTGTAGCTTTAACTGAAAATATGCGAGAAAAAATAAATGAAAAATGCGATAAGGAAATCTATGTAATTCCGAATGGGATAAATTTAGAATATTTTTATGAAATAGATTCCGATACAAAAGCGCTAAAAAAGACAAAGAATATTATTTTTGTTGGACGCCTCCATTCCGTTAAGGGTGTCCAGTATCTCATTACGGCAATGAAACAAATTCACGATGAAATGCCAGATGTTAGATTGCTTCTCGTTGGGGATGGTAGTGAGAGATTTTTTTTGGAAAATTTAACTAGCATATTCGGTCTTTCTGATTGTGTCGATTTTATTGGAAAGGTCCCTCATGAAAAAATCGCAGATTATATGAATAGATCGGATATTTTCGTTCTTCCCAGTATTTCAGAGAGTTTCGGTATGGTAAATTTAGAAGCCATGGCCTGTGGTTTGCCTATAGTGGCTTCGAGAGTTGGTGGCATTCCTGATATCGTTCTTGACAACGTTAACGGGTATCTAGTTGAGCCAAAAAATTCGGAAGCAATAGCAGAGAAAATATTGCTTCTTTTACGAAACGATCAACAAAGACAGGAAATTTCGGAAACTAATAGAAAAAAAGCAAAACAATATGAATGGTGGACTATTATTGATAAAATAGAGAAAATATATCTTAAGATTTTAAAAGATTCTGGAAAATTCCAAAAATCTTGAAATCCTTGAAAATTCCTCTTCTTTGAATTACCTAACGGGGAGATATTTTTCCCCCATTTCATTTATCCGAATATTTTTATCCACTGTATCCGGTTATACCAGAATTTTCATAAATTTTATTAAAACCTAAGTTCGATAAATATATATCTACATTTGGAATAATGGTTTTTGCAAGAAAACCTTTTTTCTTTGTAGCAGTGGAAAGAAATCTAGTTCTAATGACTGTTATTCCACCCTGATTAAAATTTCCGGTATTGAGTTCAGTCTCTAATGATTGTATTCTATTTTGGATATTACCGGTTTCATCAATAAAGTACGTATGAGAGTTAAAAATGTCTGTGGAAATGAATCCAATCGAATTTTGCGAAAAGAAATTACTCCCTGTAATCTCAGATTGCAAATAAAAATTTTGGTTGTTTGTATTGGGATAAAATGTATTATTATCAACATTTCCATATGGACTCATAAGCATTAAAAAACTTAAAGCGGCGACAAAACCAAAATTAAAAATATTAACATATATTTCTTTCTTTATGGCCCAATTGCTTATCGAATAAATAGTTAATGCTAATGGGATGCTTAAAAGAGTATAGCTGATATAACTCCAACGATTCGAAAGGATTTCGCTACCGATAATATCTGCAATGAAGACAATAATAAGAGGTATGACAGAAATTAATGCAAGGGAAAAAGTAGAACTATTTCCTTTTTTTGATATCATATAGAGAATACCGAATATTGCTACAGTAAAAAATAAATTATGACCTATGGATGAAAATACCATCTCTCCAAAAGGAATCGCA
This region includes:
- a CDS encoding glycosyltransferase family 4 protein translates to MIGTDSYSFTNQNPIKMKIVIVIFQFPPKWLAGTEIATYNIAKHLAKVGHEIHIVTSHDEGLPYLHRENGFDIHRIAVTKIPFFGLLFFWIKICFEIKKIKPDIVHTQSFGSCLPAYVTKKILKIPYLVWGRGGDIYQPSWFIQKTIKIFCNNANAIVALTENMREKINEKCDKEIYVIPNGINLEYFYEIDSDTKALKKTKNIIFVGRLHSVKGVQYLITAMKQIHDEMPDVRLLLVGDGSERFFLENLTSIFGLSDCVDFIGKVPHEKIADYMNRSDIFVLPSISESFGMVNLEAMACGLPIVASRVGGIPDIVLDNVNGYLVEPKNSEAIAEKILLLLRNDQQRQEISETNRKKAKQYEWWTIIDKIEKIYLKILKDSGKFQKS